One Nocardia sp. BMG111209 DNA segment encodes these proteins:
- a CDS encoding alpha/beta fold hydrolase encodes MGLHIREWGAGDRTAVLVHGMTTDSGSWWALGPVLARRGYRVLAPDLPGHGRSPRGDYTLRSMGDALVAAIPAQPELAVGHSLGGLVLAAGVERIRPARAVYVDPPWGVPPGAEVGEFLRAQQGWTVEELAAFHFRWQPEAVREKYAALARWDPESLVTAADFPGHRPVPPPVPSLVVAADEQPMIHPALAEHLRADGYEVRVAPGTGHVVHNDSLDTFLATAEGWL; translated from the coding sequence ATGGGTTTGCACATTCGCGAGTGGGGCGCGGGGGACCGGACCGCCGTCCTGGTCCACGGCATGACCACCGACAGCGGATCGTGGTGGGCGCTCGGCCCGGTACTCGCACGACGTGGTTACCGGGTTCTCGCCCCGGACCTGCCGGGCCACGGCCGCAGTCCCCGTGGGGATTACACCCTGCGGAGTATGGGTGATGCGCTGGTGGCGGCGATTCCGGCGCAACCCGAACTGGCGGTGGGCCATTCCCTCGGCGGCCTGGTACTCGCGGCCGGGGTGGAACGGATCCGCCCCGCCCGCGCGGTCTATGTCGATCCGCCCTGGGGCGTGCCGCCTGGTGCGGAGGTGGGTGAGTTCCTGCGCGCCCAGCAGGGCTGGACCGTCGAGGAACTCGCCGCCTTCCACTTCCGGTGGCAGCCGGAGGCGGTGCGCGAGAAATATGCCGCCCTGGCGCGCTGGGATCCGGAATCCCTGGTCACCGCGGCGGATTTCCCCGGCCACCGGCCCGTCCCGCCGCCGGTGCCGTCCCTGGTGGTGGCGGCCGACGAGCAGCCGATGATCCACCCCGCGCTGGCCGAGCACCTGCGCGCCGACGGTTACGAGGTCCGGGTGGCGCCGGGCACCGGACATGTCGTCCACAACGACAGCCTCGACACCTTCCTCGCGACCGCCGAGGGATGGTTGTAG
- a CDS encoding TetR/AcrR family transcriptional regulator, whose translation MASLTRVAKERRPQPDDDRRSEFEARVLRALEELMADGTPYTELAVQRIATASHMARSTFYRYFPDKSQLLIRMADLATADLFAAAENWWRADHAEARYTVVVAMTQMIGGFRRHSALLNALTEVSAYDRDVGRYWHERVRRFRTVVCERLAAEQRSGNIDGRFDVTGTAIVLTSMVERTISVACSGQSLVDDQVLAESLGRAIWLVVYGAG comes from the coding sequence ATGGCGTCGCTGACGCGCGTCGCGAAGGAGCGCCGACCGCAGCCGGACGACGACCGCCGCAGCGAGTTCGAGGCCCGGGTGCTGCGCGCGCTCGAGGAGTTGATGGCCGACGGCACCCCGTACACCGAACTGGCCGTCCAGCGCATCGCGACCGCCTCGCACATGGCGCGCTCGACCTTCTATCGCTACTTTCCGGACAAGAGTCAGCTGCTGATCCGGATGGCGGATCTCGCCACCGCCGATCTGTTCGCCGCCGCCGAGAACTGGTGGCGCGCCGATCACGCGGAGGCCCGGTACACCGTGGTCGTCGCGATGACCCAGATGATCGGTGGCTTCCGCCGGCACAGCGCCCTGCTCAACGCGCTGACGGAGGTCTCCGCCTACGACCGCGACGTCGGCCGGTACTGGCACGAGCGGGTCCGGCGGTTCCGCACGGTGGTCTGCGAACGCCTTGCGGCCGAACAACGTTCGGGCAATATCGACGGCCGCTTCGACGTCACCGGCACGGCGATCGTGCTGACCTCCATGGTGGAGCGGACCATCTCGGTGGCGTGCTCCGGTCAATCGCTGGTCGATGACCAGGTGCTCGCCGAATCCCTCGGCCGCGCCATCTGGCTCGTGGTCTACGGTGCGGGCTGA
- a CDS encoding NAD(P)/FAD-dependent oxidoreductase, with protein MPEHTDVIVVGARCAGCATAIELAGAGRRVVVLDAAAFPSDTLSTHLLWPAGVVELRRLGALDRVLDAGAPRLTEALAAGEGFEIRARFPAVTGIDYAQCVRRPALDAALVATARAAGAEVRERCRVHELIRVDGRIAGVRYRDRARGERELRAPLVIGADGRSSTVARLVAALEPYRSEPSGRDCYFAYWTDPHEDRRQIAAQWREGPLLGTAFPCDDGLMLCLVQPPAGYAGTGPGAAEAAYRTAVAGIPALRNRLQGCERVGRVRSATGLTSWFRRSGGPGWALPGDSGHFKDPVTAQGIRDALRYGRLLGAAVAPVLGEPAALDRAVRDWAWRRERECAAMYRWTNRLARGEAMGPLEIELYRAAAADPRLAAATLEVMSRTRAPSRILDPARLVAMTARAYRNSRGRRGDLMSQVADEVRGIAEGWLQRPAHLITAHMSPNR; from the coding sequence ATGCCCGAACACACCGATGTGATCGTGGTCGGCGCGCGCTGCGCCGGTTGTGCGACGGCGATCGAACTCGCCGGCGCCGGCCGCCGGGTGGTGGTGCTCGACGCGGCCGCCTTTCCGTCCGACACCCTGTCCACGCATCTGCTCTGGCCCGCCGGGGTCGTCGAGTTGCGCCGGCTCGGCGCGCTCGACCGGGTACTGGACGCCGGTGCGCCCCGGCTGACCGAGGCGCTGGCCGCCGGGGAAGGATTCGAGATCCGTGCCCGGTTCCCCGCCGTGACCGGCATCGACTACGCCCAGTGCGTGCGCCGCCCGGCACTGGACGCCGCGCTGGTCGCGACCGCGCGCGCGGCGGGGGCCGAGGTGCGTGAACGATGCCGGGTACACGAGTTGATCCGGGTGGACGGCCGGATCGCCGGCGTGCGGTATCGCGATCGCGCTCGGGGCGAGCGAGAACTGCGCGCCCCTTTGGTGATCGGCGCCGACGGCCGCAGCAGTACGGTGGCGCGGCTCGTCGCCGCGCTCGAGCCGTACCGCAGCGAGCCCAGCGGCCGCGACTGCTATTTCGCGTATTGGACGGACCCGCACGAGGATCGGCGGCAGATCGCCGCGCAGTGGCGCGAGGGCCCGCTGCTGGGAACCGCGTTCCCCTGCGACGACGGCCTGATGCTGTGCCTGGTGCAGCCGCCCGCCGGATACGCCGGGACCGGACCGGGCGCCGCCGAGGCGGCCTACCGCACCGCCGTCGCGGGAATACCCGCGCTGCGCAACCGATTACAGGGCTGCGAGCGAGTGGGCCGGGTGCGCTCGGCTACCGGCCTGACCTCCTGGTTCCGGCGGTCCGGCGGGCCCGGCTGGGCATTGCCCGGCGACTCCGGTCATTTCAAGGATCCGGTCACCGCCCAGGGCATCCGTGACGCGCTGCGCTACGGGCGGCTGCTCGGCGCGGCGGTGGCTCCTGTACTCGGCGAGCCGGCCGCCCTGGACCGGGCGGTACGCGACTGGGCCTGGCGCCGGGAACGGGAATGCGCCGCGATGTACCGCTGGACCAACCGGCTCGCGCGCGGAGAAGCCATGGGGCCGTTGGAGATCGAGCTCTACCGTGCGGCCGCCGCGGATCCGCGGCTGGCCGCCGCCACCCTCGAGGTGATGTCGCGCACCCGGGCGCCGTCGCGGATCCTCGACCCGGCCCGGCTGGTCGCCATGACCGCGCGGGCCTACCGGAACTCCCGCGGTCGCCGCGGCGATCTGATGTCCCAGGTCGCGGACGAGGTGCGCGGGATCGCCGAGGGCTGGCTGCAGCGCCCGGCACATCTCATCACGGCGCACATGTCGCCGAATCGGTAA
- a CDS encoding FAD-dependent oxidoreductase, with product MYEHTRAADPAGIRRRTVLRGAALAGVSIAAAAATTGPAAATPRRRSPAPAGRDVAVFGGGMSGLSAAHELIERGYAVTVYEPAHLGGKARSMGVPGTGQGGRLDLPGEHGFRFFPGCYQHVPDTMSRIPFRGNPNGVRDNLIRVESAVVGFRDQPPIFAPVGLRGITRLTPELVQSSIVSALSFIPGLPPAELAFFGRQMALWFTCSTERRYGQLEYISWWDMLRADGKSQVYQEYLVSALTRITVAAKPHLSSARTIGTIGEALVLASTGLYPQYQGGADRILDGPTNEVWIDPWVDHLRSRGVRFEMGTRATGLNLDGGRIGDVTVRDGGGVASRVTADWYVCAMPVDRVVDLLDDDIVAADPRLAGMRELVTDWMVGIQFYLNRPTGLPEGHIAALGTPWALTALRQAPMWPVDFPARYGDGTVIECLSVDVSDWDSPGIRLGKPAKQCTAEEVAQETWAQLQAWLNTTTDWLRDEDLASWHLDPGVRWSGGSTYNDTPLLVNTVGSYDHRPDAHCAIPNLFFGGDHVRTSIDLATMEGANESGRAAANAVMDAAHDPGPRATIFPLVEPAEFTALRQLDADRYRSGLPHLLDM from the coding sequence ATGTATGAACACACTCGGGCCGCGGACCCGGCAGGTATCCGGCGTCGCACGGTGCTGCGTGGCGCCGCGCTGGCCGGCGTCTCGATCGCGGCCGCCGCGGCGACGACCGGCCCCGCCGCCGCCACCCCGCGGCGGCGCTCGCCGGCGCCGGCCGGCCGCGACGTCGCCGTCTTCGGCGGGGGGATGTCCGGCCTGTCCGCCGCGCACGAACTGATCGAGCGCGGTTACGCGGTCACGGTTTACGAGCCGGCCCACCTCGGCGGTAAGGCGCGCAGTATGGGCGTGCCGGGGACCGGACAGGGCGGGCGGCTGGATCTGCCCGGCGAGCACGGTTTCCGGTTCTTCCCCGGCTGCTATCAGCACGTGCCGGACACCATGAGCCGGATCCCGTTCCGGGGCAATCCGAACGGTGTCCGCGACAACCTGATCCGGGTGGAGTCGGCGGTCGTCGGATTCCGCGACCAGCCGCCGATCTTCGCCCCGGTCGGTCTGCGCGGAATCACCCGGCTCACACCGGAACTGGTGCAGTCCTCGATCGTGTCGGCGCTGTCGTTCATCCCCGGGCTGCCGCCGGCCGAACTGGCCTTCTTCGGACGGCAGATGGCGTTGTGGTTCACCTGTTCCACCGAGCGGCGCTACGGGCAACTGGAATACATCTCGTGGTGGGACATGCTGCGAGCGGACGGCAAATCGCAGGTCTACCAGGAATATCTGGTGTCCGCGCTGACCCGGATCACGGTGGCCGCCAAACCGCATCTGAGTTCGGCCCGCACCATCGGCACCATCGGCGAGGCGCTCGTCCTCGCGAGCACCGGCCTGTATCCGCAGTACCAGGGTGGTGCGGACCGGATCCTCGACGGTCCCACCAACGAGGTGTGGATCGATCCCTGGGTCGACCACCTCCGCTCGCGCGGCGTGCGGTTCGAGATGGGCACGCGCGCAACGGGTCTGAACCTCGACGGCGGCCGGATCGGCGACGTGACGGTGCGCGACGGCGGCGGTGTGGCGAGCCGGGTGACCGCCGACTGGTACGTCTGCGCCATGCCGGTGGACCGCGTCGTGGACCTGCTCGACGACGATATCGTCGCGGCCGATCCGCGGCTGGCGGGTATGCGTGAACTGGTGACCGACTGGATGGTGGGCATCCAGTTCTACCTGAACCGGCCCACCGGATTACCGGAGGGGCATATCGCCGCCCTCGGCACCCCGTGGGCACTCACCGCCCTGCGGCAGGCGCCCATGTGGCCGGTCGACTTCCCCGCCCGCTACGGCGACGGCACGGTGATCGAATGCCTGAGTGTCGATGTGTCGGACTGGGATTCACCCGGCATCCGACTCGGCAAACCCGCCAAGCAGTGCACCGCCGAGGAGGTCGCGCAGGAGACGTGGGCACAGTTGCAGGCCTGGCTGAACACCACCACCGACTGGCTGCGCGACGAGGATCTCGCCTCCTGGCATCTGGATCCGGGTGTGCGCTGGTCCGGCGGATCCACCTACAACGACACCCCGCTGCTGGTCAACACCGTCGGCTCGTACGACCACCGCCCCGACGCACACTGCGCGATCCCCAATCTGTTCTTCGGCGGCGACCACGTCCGCACCTCCATCGATCTGGCAACCATGGAGGGCGCCAACGAATCCGGCCGCGCCGCCGCCAACGCGGTGATGGACGCCGCGCACGATCCCGGCCCGCGCGCGACGATCTTTCCCCTGGTCGAACCCGCCGAATTCACCGCCCTGCGGCAACTCGACGCCGACCGCTACCGCTCCGGCCTACCCCACCTACTGGATATGTGA
- a CDS encoding maltokinase N-terminal cap-like domain-containing protein codes for MATVHRTTLEPSKLDLLTRWLPTRSWYAGGPQPSLTKAGGFRIDDPAGAVGIEFMVVTDTAAADPIAYLVPMTYRAEPLPGADDALIGTSEHGVLGTRWFYDATRDPVFVTETVRLATGATVAQDQNTSDTADPSVTVSPAEYPADPRADSVTDTDRDTVLGLGAGQLVVHRILTATTGSTPGQVCAPWRVPAGGLASGVFVQLTTH; via the coding sequence ATGGCGACCGTGCACCGCACCACCCTCGAGCCCTCGAAACTCGACCTGCTGACCCGATGGCTGCCCACTCGCTCCTGGTACGCGGGCGGCCCGCAACCCTCGCTGACCAAGGCGGGCGGATTCCGTATCGACGATCCGGCCGGTGCGGTCGGGATCGAATTCATGGTCGTCACCGACACCGCGGCCGCGGACCCGATCGCCTACCTGGTGCCCATGACCTATCGCGCCGAACCACTGCCCGGCGCCGACGACGCGCTGATCGGCACCTCCGAGCACGGAGTTCTGGGCACCCGGTGGTTCTACGACGCCACCCGCGATCCCGTCTTCGTCACCGAGACCGTCCGGCTGGCCACCGGCGCCACCGTCGCGCAGGATCAGAACACCAGCGACACCGCCGATCCGTCGGTGACGGTGTCGCCCGCCGAATATCCGGCCGATCCGCGGGCCGATTCGGTCACCGACACCGATCGCGACACCGTGCTCGGACTCGGCGCCGGACAGCTTGTCGTCCACCGAATCCTCACCGCGACAACGGGTTCGACACCCGGTCAGGTGTGCGCGCCGTGGCGGGTCCCGGCGGGCGGGCTCGCGTCCGGTGTGTTCGTCCAGCTGACGACGCACTGA
- a CDS encoding HAD-IA family hydrolase, whose amino-acid sequence MAPATIDARRYDAVIFDMDGVVTDSAAIHAAAWTELFAEFFACHDPLPGEDTRPFTPADYLRWIDGKPRLAAIRDFLAARRIALAGDDAAVRALGDRKNELFLGRVARAGVPVFESTVAVVRRLQAAGAGTAVFSASRNCAAVLRAAGVAELFPVRVDGVVAAESALPGKPDPAMLLAAAHRLGAAPERTVVVEDSEAGVRAGRAGDFGLVIGVDRGAHARRLRDAGADVVVGDLAEVEVRGEDRFACGVPGHRRPAEEAPSWVLDYDGYDPAAERLREALCTVGNGYLAVRGAAPESVAGEHHYPGMYVAGIYNRRTDEIDGHTVENESLVNLPNWLPVTFRIDGGAWFDLDAAEILSYRQQFDLRRALLIRRFRVRDAAGRITAVRQRRFAAMHSPHLCALETLLTAENWAGRLEIRTTIDGDVRNTLVARYRDLSDRHLEQISARELSADSVLMTVRTNGSRIPIAVATRHAVRLGNGTSTAAGEFTNGGGSAGHLFALDVAQGDSITLEKVAAVATGRDHAVSAPGEDAARRLSGAAGFEELLAAHTVAWSHLWDRLCLELDNGEHALRVLRLHLLHVIQTLSPHTADLDVGVPARGLHGEAYRGHVFWDELFVFPILNPRFPASTRALLRYRHRRLPEARRAAASAGRRGAQFPWQSGSDGREESQSLHLNPLSGRWYPDPSHRAHHIGGAIAYNVWQYYQVTGDIEFLTEYGAELLVDIARFWASAAEYDPATDRWHLNGVIGPDEFHSGYPAAPRAGVNDNAYTNIMAVRTICHAQSALALLAPRDRAHLFESLGVEPDEPELWDAVGRRLAIPFHDGVISQFAGYEQLAELDWDRYRRTYPDIQRLDRILESEGDDINRYRAGKQADVLMLFYVMSAAEVREILQRLGYDLPGEMIPRTIDYYLARTSHGSTLSAVVHAWVLARTDRCRAMEFFLQVLDADIADIQGGTTEEGIHLGAMAGSIDVVQRCFSGLEIRDDRLFLDPRWPPQLGGLTFRIVYRGHRLTIRIDTTRVEVRSDPGTAAPVEIHCAATAQRLCPGGVVRWPTRGT is encoded by the coding sequence ATGGCACCGGCGACGATCGATGCGCGGCGATACGATGCGGTGATCTTCGACATGGACGGCGTGGTCACCGACAGCGCGGCCATCCATGCCGCCGCGTGGACCGAACTGTTCGCCGAGTTCTTCGCCTGCCACGACCCGCTGCCCGGCGAGGACACCCGGCCGTTCACCCCCGCCGACTATCTGCGGTGGATCGACGGGAAACCTCGCCTCGCGGCGATCCGCGATTTTCTCGCGGCCCGCCGGATCGCGCTCGCCGGGGACGACGCCGCGGTGCGTGCGCTGGGTGATCGCAAGAACGAACTGTTCCTGGGCCGGGTGGCTCGCGCGGGCGTGCCGGTGTTCGAGTCGACGGTGGCGGTCGTGCGGCGGTTGCAAGCGGCCGGGGCCGGTACCGCGGTGTTCTCGGCCAGCCGCAATTGCGCGGCGGTGCTGCGGGCCGCGGGGGTCGCGGAGCTGTTCCCGGTCCGGGTCGACGGTGTGGTCGCCGCGGAGTCGGCGCTGCCGGGGAAACCCGATCCGGCGATGCTGCTGGCGGCGGCGCATCGGCTCGGCGCCGCGCCGGAACGCACAGTGGTGGTGGAGGATTCGGAGGCGGGGGTGCGGGCCGGGCGGGCCGGTGACTTCGGCCTGGTGATCGGCGTCGATCGCGGCGCGCATGCGCGGCGGCTGCGGGATGCGGGGGCCGATGTCGTGGTGGGCGATCTGGCGGAGGTCGAGGTGCGTGGCGAGGATCGGTTCGCCTGTGGCGTGCCCGGCCACCGGCGGCCAGCCGAGGAGGCACCCTCGTGGGTCCTCGACTACGACGGGTACGACCCGGCCGCCGAGCGATTGCGCGAGGCGCTGTGCACGGTCGGCAACGGATATCTCGCGGTGCGCGGTGCGGCACCGGAATCCGTTGCGGGCGAGCATCATTACCCCGGCATGTATGTCGCGGGGATCTACAACCGGCGCACCGACGAGATCGACGGGCACACCGTCGAGAACGAGAGCCTGGTCAATCTGCCCAACTGGTTGCCGGTCACCTTCCGGATCGACGGTGGCGCCTGGTTCGATCTCGACGCGGCCGAGATCCTCTCGTATCGGCAGCAATTCGATCTGCGCCGGGCGCTGCTGATCCGCCGGTTCCGGGTCCGCGACGCCGCCGGGCGCATCACCGCGGTGCGTCAGCGGCGCTTCGCCGCGATGCACTCACCGCATCTGTGCGCGCTGGAAACCCTTCTCACCGCGGAGAATTGGGCCGGTCGGCTGGAGATCCGCACCACGATCGACGGTGACGTCCGCAATACGCTGGTGGCGCGGTATCGCGATCTGTCGGATCGTCATCTGGAACAGATCTCGGCGCGGGAACTGTCGGCCGATTCGGTCCTGATGACGGTGCGCACCAACGGTTCCCGGATCCCGATCGCGGTCGCCACCCGGCACGCCGTTCGCCTCGGCAACGGAACATCCACTGCCGCCGGTGAATTCACCAACGGCGGCGGCAGCGCCGGACATCTCTTCGCTCTCGATGTCGCGCAGGGGGATTCGATCACCCTCGAGAAGGTGGCCGCCGTCGCGACGGGCCGCGACCATGCCGTCTCCGCACCCGGCGAGGATGCGGCCCGCCGGTTGTCCGGGGCGGCCGGATTCGAGGAGCTGCTCGCGGCCCACACCGTCGCCTGGTCGCACCTGTGGGACCGCCTGTGTCTGGAACTCGACAATGGTGAGCACGCGTTGCGGGTGCTGCGCCTGCATCTGCTGCACGTGATCCAGACCCTGTCCCCGCACACCGCCGACCTGGACGTCGGGGTACCTGCTCGCGGACTGCACGGCGAGGCGTACCGCGGTCATGTCTTCTGGGACGAGTTGTTCGTCTTCCCGATCCTCAACCCCCGCTTCCCGGCCTCGACCAGGGCGCTGCTGCGTTACCGGCATCGCCGGCTGCCCGAGGCCCGCCGCGCGGCCGCGAGCGCGGGCCGCCGGGGCGCGCAGTTCCCGTGGCAGTCGGGCAGCGACGGGCGCGAGGAGAGCCAGTCGCTGCACCTGAATCCGCTGTCGGGCCGGTGGTATCCCGATCCCAGTCACCGCGCGCATCACATCGGTGGCGCGATCGCCTACAACGTCTGGCAGTACTACCAGGTGACCGGCGATATCGAATTCCTCACCGAATACGGCGCCGAATTACTGGTGGACATCGCCCGATTCTGGGCCAGCGCCGCGGAATACGATCCGGCGACCGATCGCTGGCACCTGAACGGGGTGATCGGCCCGGACGAATTCCACTCCGGCTATCCCGCGGCACCGCGGGCCGGGGTGAACGACAACGCCTACACCAACATCATGGCCGTCCGGACGATCTGCCACGCACAATCGGCGCTGGCGCTGCTGGCGCCCCGCGATCGGGCCCACCTGTTCGAATCGCTCGGGGTCGAGCCGGACGAGCCGGAACTTTGGGACGCGGTCGGCCGCCGCCTGGCGATTCCGTTCCACGACGGCGTGATCAGCCAGTTCGCGGGTTATGAGCAACTGGCCGAACTGGATTGGGACCGATACCGCCGCACCTACCCGGATATCCAGCGGCTGGACCGCATCCTGGAATCCGAGGGCGACGACATCAACCGCTACCGCGCCGGTAAACAGGCCGACGTCCTCATGCTGTTCTATGTGATGTCGGCCGCCGAGGTCCGGGAGATCCTGCAACGCCTCGGCTACGACCTGCCGGGGGAGATGATTCCGCGCACCATCGACTATTACCTGGCCCGCACCTCACACGGTTCCACCCTCAGCGCCGTGGTGCACGCCTGGGTACTGGCCCGCACCGACCGCTGCCGCGCGATGGAATTCTTCCTCCAGGTCCTGGACGCCGATATCGCCGATATCCAGGGCGGCACGACCGAGGAAGGCATCCATCTCGGCGCGATGGCCGGCAGTATCGATGTGGTCCAGCGCTGTTTCTCGGGCCTGGAGATCCGCGACGATCGCCTGTTCCTCGACCCGCGATGGCCGCCGCAGCTGGGCGGCCTCACCTTCCGGATCGTCTACCGCGGCCACCGGCTGACCATTCGGATCGACACCACCCGAGTGGAGGTCCGCTCCGATCCCGGCACCGCGGCCCCGGTCGAGATTCATTGCGCCGCAACGGCACAACGCCTCTGCCCCGGCGGCGTAGTGCGCTGGCCGACCCGCGGGACCTGA
- a CDS encoding Acg family FMN-binding oxidoreductase: protein MENMNPVPSGEIIERAVLLAGRAPSLHNSQPWLWVFDGVTLQLFAVRERSLPNTDSSGRQLVLGCGIALGHLRAALAAAGWRTEADRLPDPNRHDHLATVRFAEAMIVTEADRDRADAILRRRTDRLPFAAPENWDRFEAVLRSIIDPSFAVIDVLSEDSRPELARASRLTADLRRYDAGYQAELQWWTGHVIGSTGIPAAALTAAAEQEKVPVGRRMPAPAAAAPHTEEVADRSVVIALSTDTDAAGDVLRCGEALSTVLLESTVAGYATCPLTHLTEYDRSRAIIRDLVGGPALPQVLARIGTAPADRPAPEPTPRLPLSEILRIVPG, encoded by the coding sequence GTGGAGAACATGAACCCCGTCCCTTCCGGAGAGATCATCGAGAGGGCGGTCCTGCTCGCCGGTCGGGCCCCCTCGCTGCACAACAGTCAGCCGTGGCTGTGGGTCTTCGACGGTGTGACGCTGCAACTGTTCGCGGTCCGCGAGCGGTCGCTGCCCAATACCGACAGCAGCGGGCGGCAGTTGGTCCTCGGATGCGGTATCGCCCTCGGGCATCTGCGGGCCGCGCTGGCGGCGGCCGGGTGGCGGACCGAGGCCGACCGGCTCCCGGATCCGAATCGCCACGATCATCTGGCGACGGTCCGATTCGCCGAGGCGATGATCGTCACCGAAGCCGACCGCGACCGGGCCGACGCGATCCTGCGCCGCCGCACCGACCGGTTGCCGTTCGCCGCGCCGGAGAACTGGGATCGCTTCGAGGCCGTGCTGCGGTCGATCATCGATCCCTCGTTCGCGGTGATCGATGTGCTGTCCGAGGACAGCCGCCCCGAACTCGCGCGGGCCTCCCGGCTCACCGCCGACCTGCGTCGCTACGACGCCGGATATCAGGCCGAATTGCAGTGGTGGACAGGGCATGTCATCGGTTCCACCGGTATCCCGGCCGCCGCGCTGACCGCGGCCGCGGAACAGGAGAAGGTTCCGGTGGGCCGCCGGATGCCGGCCCCGGCCGCGGCCGCGCCGCACACCGAGGAGGTCGCCGACCGTTCGGTGGTGATCGCGCTGTCCACCGATACCGACGCCGCCGGGGATGTGCTGCGCTGCGGGGAGGCGCTGTCGACGGTCCTGCTGGAGAGCACCGTCGCCGGATACGCGACCTGTCCGCTGACCCATCTCACCGAATACGACCGCAGCCGCGCGATCATCCGTGATCTGGTCGGCGGCCCGGCGCTGCCGCAGGTACTGGCCCGTATCGGCACCGCGCCCGCGGATCGGCCGGCCCCGGAACCCACGCCGCGGCTGCCCCTGTCGGAGATCCTGCGGATCGTGCCCGGATGA